One window of Amaranthus tricolor cultivar Red isolate AtriRed21 chromosome 13, ASM2621246v1, whole genome shotgun sequence genomic DNA carries:
- the LOC130798998 gene encoding peptidyl-prolyl cis-trans isomerase FKBP62-like isoform X1: MAILNESNLSQIANGDELDDDEEEPGEVIESAPPLKVGEERSINDSGLKKKLIKRGVGWETPSFGDEVTVHYMGTLLDGTKFDSTRDNVQPITFKLGQGRKGLDMGIVTMKKGEVALFTLPSDIAYGNGGSDTVPLESVVQFEVELISWIMVVDVCKDGGIIKRIVGKGRNDNQPSELDEVLVKYQIMLSDGTVVAKAAEEGVEFCVKDGHLLPALTKAIRTMKVEEKVNLIVQPQYGFGDIGKVGEPLLSSIPPNASLNIDLQLVSMKRVIDVCGDSMVIKKILEEGENLSVAGEGAAVTVRYIAKLEDDTIFDKKGFDGEAPLDFITDEEQVVPGLDRAVATMKRREKALLTIRSKYGFGEAEVKKGHVLIPPSSTLFFEIEMVDFFKEKEPWELTMEDRLMEAGKKKEEGNVLYKSGKYQRAGKKYDKAVDYVGEDASFGDEQQKQVKVLRVHCWLNAAACSLKREDYKEAIKLCSKVLDVEFHNIKALYRRAQAYMRNDDLDLAELDIKKALEVDPDNREVKLLQKTLKQRQAESNQQDAKLYANMFPQPAKNLAVVTKKLKVDEEKSVGTKNVSVSSALDDEDENNAHPS, translated from the exons ATGGCAATTTTGAATGAATCAAACCTTTCACAAATTGCAAATGGTGACGAATTAGATGATGATGAGGAGGAGCCAGGAGAAGTAATTGAGTCTGCTCCTCCTCTTAAAGTTGGGGAAGAAAGATCCATCAATGATTCTGGCCTCAAAAAGAAGCTCATCAAGCGTGGTGTTGGATGGGAAACTCCCAGCTTTGGTGATGAAGTTACTG TTCACTATATGGGCACTTTGCTTGATGGGACCAAGTTTGATTCCACCAGAGACAATGTCCAGCCAATCACTTTTAAGCTTGGCCAGG GCCGTAAAGGATTGGATATGGGAATTGTAACTATGAAGAAGGGTGAAGTTGCATTGTTCACATTGCCTTCTGATATAGCATATGGGAATGGTGGAAGTGATACAGTTCCTTTGGAGTCAGTTGTTCAATTTGAAGTGGAATTGATATCATGGATTATGGTAGTGGATGTTTGCAAAGATGGTGGAATTATTAAGAGAATCGTGGGCAAGGGGCGAAATGATAATCAGCCTAGTGAATTGGATGAAGTCCTTG TTAAGTATCAAATAATGCTATCAGATGGTACTGTTGTTGCAAAAGCAGCAGAGGAAGGAGTTGAATTTTGTGTCAAAGATG GTCATCTACTGCCAGCATTGACAAAGGCAATAAGGACAATGAAAGTTGAAGAGAAGGTCAACTTGATTGTGCAACCACAAT ATGGATTTGGTGATATAGGGAAAGTCGGGGAACCTTTGTTGTCCTCTATTCCCCCAAATGCCTCACTGAACATTGATCTGCAGTTGGTGTCCATGAAGCGAGTCATAGATGTATGTGGTGATTCCATGGTGATAAAGAAAATTTTAGAAGAAGGGGAAAATCTTAGTGTCGCGGGTGAAGGAGCAGCTGTAACTG TTAGATACATAGCAAAACTTGAAGACGACACCATATTTGACAAAAAAGGTTTTGATGGTGAAGCACCACTAGATTTTATCACAGATGAAG AGCAAGTGGTGCCAGGGTTAGACCGAGCAGTTGCGACGATGAAGAGACGAGAGAAAGCTCTTTTGACTATAAGGTCCAAATACGGTTTTGGAGAAGCAGAAGTCAAGAAAGGTCATGTTCTTATTCCACCATCTTCCACtttgttttttgaaattgaaatggTGGATTTTTTTAAG GAGAAAGAACCGTGGGAACTGACTATGGAAGATAGATTAATGGAAGCTGgaaagaagaaggaagaaggcAATGTTCTTTACAAGAGTGGAAAGTATCAGCGTGCAGGAAAAAAATATGACAAG GCCGTTGATTATGTTGGTGAAGACGCTTCTTTTGGAGATGAGCAACAAAAGCAAGTAAAAGTGTTGAGAGTGCATTGTTGGTTGAACGCAGCAGCATGCAGTCTGAAACGAGAAGATTACAAGGAAGCAATCAAGCTTTGCTCAAAG GTTTTGGATGTTGAGTTCCACAACATCAAAGCTTTATACAGGCGAGCACAAGCGTATATGAGAAATGATGACCTAGATTTGGCCGAGTTGGATATCAAGAAAGCCTTAGAAGTTGATCCTGATAACAG GGAAGTCAAACTGTTACAGAAGACTCTGAAGCAACGTCAAGCTGAGAGCAACCAGCAAGATGCAAAGTTATATGCTAACATGTTTCCTCAACCTGCCAAAAATTTGGCGGTGGTTACTAAG AAATTGAAGGTAGATGAAGAAAAGTCTGTTGGAACAAAGAATGTTTCTGTCAGTTCTGctcttgatgatgaagatgaaaataATGCACATCCTagttga
- the LOC130798998 gene encoding peptidyl-prolyl cis-trans isomerase FKBP62-like isoform X2, whose amino-acid sequence MAILNESNLSQIANGDELDDDEEEPGEVIESAPPLKVGEERSINDSGLKKKLIKRGVGWETPSFGDEVTGRKGLDMGIVTMKKGEVALFTLPSDIAYGNGGSDTVPLESVVQFEVELISWIMVVDVCKDGGIIKRIVGKGRNDNQPSELDEVLVKYQIMLSDGTVVAKAAEEGVEFCVKDGHLLPALTKAIRTMKVEEKVNLIVQPQYGFGDIGKVGEPLLSSIPPNASLNIDLQLVSMKRVIDVCGDSMVIKKILEEGENLSVAGEGAAVTVRYIAKLEDDTIFDKKGFDGEAPLDFITDEEQVVPGLDRAVATMKRREKALLTIRSKYGFGEAEVKKGHVLIPPSSTLFFEIEMVDFFKEKEPWELTMEDRLMEAGKKKEEGNVLYKSGKYQRAGKKYDKAVDYVGEDASFGDEQQKQVKVLRVHCWLNAAACSLKREDYKEAIKLCSKVLDVEFHNIKALYRRAQAYMRNDDLDLAELDIKKALEVDPDNREVKLLQKTLKQRQAESNQQDAKLYANMFPQPAKNLAVVTKKLKVDEEKSVGTKNVSVSSALDDEDENNAHPS is encoded by the exons ATGGCAATTTTGAATGAATCAAACCTTTCACAAATTGCAAATGGTGACGAATTAGATGATGATGAGGAGGAGCCAGGAGAAGTAATTGAGTCTGCTCCTCCTCTTAAAGTTGGGGAAGAAAGATCCATCAATGATTCTGGCCTCAAAAAGAAGCTCATCAAGCGTGGTGTTGGATGGGAAACTCCCAGCTTTGGTGATGAAGTTACTG GCCGTAAAGGATTGGATATGGGAATTGTAACTATGAAGAAGGGTGAAGTTGCATTGTTCACATTGCCTTCTGATATAGCATATGGGAATGGTGGAAGTGATACAGTTCCTTTGGAGTCAGTTGTTCAATTTGAAGTGGAATTGATATCATGGATTATGGTAGTGGATGTTTGCAAAGATGGTGGAATTATTAAGAGAATCGTGGGCAAGGGGCGAAATGATAATCAGCCTAGTGAATTGGATGAAGTCCTTG TTAAGTATCAAATAATGCTATCAGATGGTACTGTTGTTGCAAAAGCAGCAGAGGAAGGAGTTGAATTTTGTGTCAAAGATG GTCATCTACTGCCAGCATTGACAAAGGCAATAAGGACAATGAAAGTTGAAGAGAAGGTCAACTTGATTGTGCAACCACAAT ATGGATTTGGTGATATAGGGAAAGTCGGGGAACCTTTGTTGTCCTCTATTCCCCCAAATGCCTCACTGAACATTGATCTGCAGTTGGTGTCCATGAAGCGAGTCATAGATGTATGTGGTGATTCCATGGTGATAAAGAAAATTTTAGAAGAAGGGGAAAATCTTAGTGTCGCGGGTGAAGGAGCAGCTGTAACTG TTAGATACATAGCAAAACTTGAAGACGACACCATATTTGACAAAAAAGGTTTTGATGGTGAAGCACCACTAGATTTTATCACAGATGAAG AGCAAGTGGTGCCAGGGTTAGACCGAGCAGTTGCGACGATGAAGAGACGAGAGAAAGCTCTTTTGACTATAAGGTCCAAATACGGTTTTGGAGAAGCAGAAGTCAAGAAAGGTCATGTTCTTATTCCACCATCTTCCACtttgttttttgaaattgaaatggTGGATTTTTTTAAG GAGAAAGAACCGTGGGAACTGACTATGGAAGATAGATTAATGGAAGCTGgaaagaagaaggaagaaggcAATGTTCTTTACAAGAGTGGAAAGTATCAGCGTGCAGGAAAAAAATATGACAAG GCCGTTGATTATGTTGGTGAAGACGCTTCTTTTGGAGATGAGCAACAAAAGCAAGTAAAAGTGTTGAGAGTGCATTGTTGGTTGAACGCAGCAGCATGCAGTCTGAAACGAGAAGATTACAAGGAAGCAATCAAGCTTTGCTCAAAG GTTTTGGATGTTGAGTTCCACAACATCAAAGCTTTATACAGGCGAGCACAAGCGTATATGAGAAATGATGACCTAGATTTGGCCGAGTTGGATATCAAGAAAGCCTTAGAAGTTGATCCTGATAACAG GGAAGTCAAACTGTTACAGAAGACTCTGAAGCAACGTCAAGCTGAGAGCAACCAGCAAGATGCAAAGTTATATGCTAACATGTTTCCTCAACCTGCCAAAAATTTGGCGGTGGTTACTAAG AAATTGAAGGTAGATGAAGAAAAGTCTGTTGGAACAAAGAATGTTTCTGTCAGTTCTGctcttgatgatgaagatgaaaataATGCACATCCTagttga
- the LOC130798998 gene encoding peptidyl-prolyl cis-trans isomerase FKBP62-like isoform X3 — MGTLLDGTKFDSTRDNVQPITFKLGQGRKGLDMGIVTMKKGEVALFTLPSDIAYGNGGSDTVPLESVVQFEVELISWIMVVDVCKDGGIIKRIVGKGRNDNQPSELDEVLVKYQIMLSDGTVVAKAAEEGVEFCVKDGHLLPALTKAIRTMKVEEKVNLIVQPQYGFGDIGKVGEPLLSSIPPNASLNIDLQLVSMKRVIDVCGDSMVIKKILEEGENLSVAGEGAAVTVRYIAKLEDDTIFDKKGFDGEAPLDFITDEEQVVPGLDRAVATMKRREKALLTIRSKYGFGEAEVKKGHVLIPPSSTLFFEIEMVDFFKEKEPWELTMEDRLMEAGKKKEEGNVLYKSGKYQRAGKKYDKAVDYVGEDASFGDEQQKQVKVLRVHCWLNAAACSLKREDYKEAIKLCSKVLDVEFHNIKALYRRAQAYMRNDDLDLAELDIKKALEVDPDNREVKLLQKTLKQRQAESNQQDAKLYANMFPQPAKNLAVVTKKLKVDEEKSVGTKNVSVSSALDDEDENNAHPS, encoded by the exons ATGGGCACTTTGCTTGATGGGACCAAGTTTGATTCCACCAGAGACAATGTCCAGCCAATCACTTTTAAGCTTGGCCAGG GCCGTAAAGGATTGGATATGGGAATTGTAACTATGAAGAAGGGTGAAGTTGCATTGTTCACATTGCCTTCTGATATAGCATATGGGAATGGTGGAAGTGATACAGTTCCTTTGGAGTCAGTTGTTCAATTTGAAGTGGAATTGATATCATGGATTATGGTAGTGGATGTTTGCAAAGATGGTGGAATTATTAAGAGAATCGTGGGCAAGGGGCGAAATGATAATCAGCCTAGTGAATTGGATGAAGTCCTTG TTAAGTATCAAATAATGCTATCAGATGGTACTGTTGTTGCAAAAGCAGCAGAGGAAGGAGTTGAATTTTGTGTCAAAGATG GTCATCTACTGCCAGCATTGACAAAGGCAATAAGGACAATGAAAGTTGAAGAGAAGGTCAACTTGATTGTGCAACCACAAT ATGGATTTGGTGATATAGGGAAAGTCGGGGAACCTTTGTTGTCCTCTATTCCCCCAAATGCCTCACTGAACATTGATCTGCAGTTGGTGTCCATGAAGCGAGTCATAGATGTATGTGGTGATTCCATGGTGATAAAGAAAATTTTAGAAGAAGGGGAAAATCTTAGTGTCGCGGGTGAAGGAGCAGCTGTAACTG TTAGATACATAGCAAAACTTGAAGACGACACCATATTTGACAAAAAAGGTTTTGATGGTGAAGCACCACTAGATTTTATCACAGATGAAG AGCAAGTGGTGCCAGGGTTAGACCGAGCAGTTGCGACGATGAAGAGACGAGAGAAAGCTCTTTTGACTATAAGGTCCAAATACGGTTTTGGAGAAGCAGAAGTCAAGAAAGGTCATGTTCTTATTCCACCATCTTCCACtttgttttttgaaattgaaatggTGGATTTTTTTAAG GAGAAAGAACCGTGGGAACTGACTATGGAAGATAGATTAATGGAAGCTGgaaagaagaaggaagaaggcAATGTTCTTTACAAGAGTGGAAAGTATCAGCGTGCAGGAAAAAAATATGACAAG GCCGTTGATTATGTTGGTGAAGACGCTTCTTTTGGAGATGAGCAACAAAAGCAAGTAAAAGTGTTGAGAGTGCATTGTTGGTTGAACGCAGCAGCATGCAGTCTGAAACGAGAAGATTACAAGGAAGCAATCAAGCTTTGCTCAAAG GTTTTGGATGTTGAGTTCCACAACATCAAAGCTTTATACAGGCGAGCACAAGCGTATATGAGAAATGATGACCTAGATTTGGCCGAGTTGGATATCAAGAAAGCCTTAGAAGTTGATCCTGATAACAG GGAAGTCAAACTGTTACAGAAGACTCTGAAGCAACGTCAAGCTGAGAGCAACCAGCAAGATGCAAAGTTATATGCTAACATGTTTCCTCAACCTGCCAAAAATTTGGCGGTGGTTACTAAG AAATTGAAGGTAGATGAAGAAAAGTCTGTTGGAACAAAGAATGTTTCTGTCAGTTCTGctcttgatgatgaagatgaaaataATGCACATCCTagttga
- the LOC130798998 gene encoding 70 kDa peptidyl-prolyl isomerase-like isoform X4: MVLLLQKQQRKELNFVSKMFFVTGHLLPALTKAIRTMKVEEKVNLIVQPQYGFGDIGKVGEPLLSSIPPNASLNIDLQLVSMKRVIDVCGDSMVIKKILEEGENLSVAGEGAAVTVRYIAKLEDDTIFDKKGFDGEAPLDFITDEEQVVPGLDRAVATMKRREKALLTIRSKYGFGEAEVKKGHVLIPPSSTLFFEIEMVDFFKEKEPWELTMEDRLMEAGKKKEEGNVLYKSGKYQRAGKKYDKAVDYVGEDASFGDEQQKQVKVLRVHCWLNAAACSLKREDYKEAIKLCSKVLDVEFHNIKALYRRAQAYMRNDDLDLAELDIKKALEVDPDNREVKLLQKTLKQRQAESNQQDAKLYANMFPQPAKNLAVVTKKLKVDEEKSVGTKNVSVSSALDDEDENNAHPS, encoded by the exons ATGGTACTGTTGTTGCAAAAGCAGCAGAGGAAGGAGTTGAATTTTGTGTCAAAGATG TTTTTTGTTACAGGTCATCTACTGCCAGCATTGACAAAGGCAATAAGGACAATGAAAGTTGAAGAGAAGGTCAACTTGATTGTGCAACCACAAT ATGGATTTGGTGATATAGGGAAAGTCGGGGAACCTTTGTTGTCCTCTATTCCCCCAAATGCCTCACTGAACATTGATCTGCAGTTGGTGTCCATGAAGCGAGTCATAGATGTATGTGGTGATTCCATGGTGATAAAGAAAATTTTAGAAGAAGGGGAAAATCTTAGTGTCGCGGGTGAAGGAGCAGCTGTAACTG TTAGATACATAGCAAAACTTGAAGACGACACCATATTTGACAAAAAAGGTTTTGATGGTGAAGCACCACTAGATTTTATCACAGATGAAG AGCAAGTGGTGCCAGGGTTAGACCGAGCAGTTGCGACGATGAAGAGACGAGAGAAAGCTCTTTTGACTATAAGGTCCAAATACGGTTTTGGAGAAGCAGAAGTCAAGAAAGGTCATGTTCTTATTCCACCATCTTCCACtttgttttttgaaattgaaatggTGGATTTTTTTAAG GAGAAAGAACCGTGGGAACTGACTATGGAAGATAGATTAATGGAAGCTGgaaagaagaaggaagaaggcAATGTTCTTTACAAGAGTGGAAAGTATCAGCGTGCAGGAAAAAAATATGACAAG GCCGTTGATTATGTTGGTGAAGACGCTTCTTTTGGAGATGAGCAACAAAAGCAAGTAAAAGTGTTGAGAGTGCATTGTTGGTTGAACGCAGCAGCATGCAGTCTGAAACGAGAAGATTACAAGGAAGCAATCAAGCTTTGCTCAAAG GTTTTGGATGTTGAGTTCCACAACATCAAAGCTTTATACAGGCGAGCACAAGCGTATATGAGAAATGATGACCTAGATTTGGCCGAGTTGGATATCAAGAAAGCCTTAGAAGTTGATCCTGATAACAG GGAAGTCAAACTGTTACAGAAGACTCTGAAGCAACGTCAAGCTGAGAGCAACCAGCAAGATGCAAAGTTATATGCTAACATGTTTCCTCAACCTGCCAAAAATTTGGCGGTGGTTACTAAG AAATTGAAGGTAGATGAAGAAAAGTCTGTTGGAACAAAGAATGTTTCTGTCAGTTCTGctcttgatgatgaagatgaaaataATGCACATCCTagttga